The Primulina eburnea isolate SZY01 chromosome 13, ASM2296580v1, whole genome shotgun sequence genome includes a region encoding these proteins:
- the LOC140809149 gene encoding uncharacterized protein encodes MAPVTTASEDSMNPYYIHHSDSPWLVLVSQLLTGDNFTSWHRAMTIALSVKNKIGFVDGSIPKPDDPVLLVSWKRNNGIVASWILNSVSKEISASIIFTDSALDIWQDLKERFQQSNGLNVSVGAAVKELGNLKHIIKWITYSHF; translated from the exons ATGGCACCAGTGACCACTGCATCTGAAGATTCTATGAATCCCTATTACATACACCACTCCGACAGCCCATGGCTCGTTCTTGTATCTCAATTGTTAACCGGAGACAACTTTACATCTTGGCATCGTGCTATGACTATAGCTTTATCTGTGAAGAACAAGATAGGTTTTGTCGATGGATCAATTCCCAAACCAGATGATCCAGTGCTCTTAGTCTCATGGAAACGCAACAATGGTATTGTTGCATCGTGGATACTTAATTCGGTGTCAAAAGAAATATCCGCGAGTATAATTTTCACAGATTCAGCTTTGGATATTTGGCAAGATCTCAAGGAACGATTTCAACAAAGCAACG GCCTCAATGTGTCTGTGGGAGCTGCTGTGAAGGAATTAGGAAACTTGAAACACATCATCAAATGGATTACGTACTCGCATTTTTGA
- the LOC140810158 gene encoding probable indole-3-acetic acid-amido synthetase GH3.1 gives MAVDLILSSPLGPPACEKDAKALQFIEEMTRNADSVQENVLAEILARNAHTEYLNGYKLGGAIDRETFKSKVPVVTYEDLQPLIQRIADGDRSPILSAHPISEFLTSSGTSAGERKLMPTIQEELDRRQLLYSLLMPVMNLYVRELDKGKGLYFLFIKSETKTPGGLVARPVLTSYYKSEQFKRRSYDPYNVYTSPNEAILCPDSFQSMYTQMLCGLYEREQVLRVGAVFASGLIRAIRFLQLNWQQLARDIRTGTLNPKVTDASISECMARILRPDPSLADFICKECGEDNWERIIARIWPNTKYLDVIVTGAMAQYIPTLDYYSGGLPKACTMYASSECYFGLNLNPMSNPSEVSYTIMPNMAYFEFLPNELSSNPTSSSLGSSPPKLVDLADLEIGKEYELVITTYAGLYRYRVGDILRVTGFHNSAPQFYFVRRKNVLLSIDSDKTDEAELQSAVANASQLLREFNTSVVEYTSYADTNSIPGHYVIYWELLAKDSANSPTDHVLRRCCLAMEESLNSVYRQCRVADNSIGPLEIRVVKNGTFEELMDYAISRGASINQYKVPRCVTFTPIMELLDSRVVSTHFSPSLPHWTPERRPTKKSQ, from the exons ATGGCGGTTGATTTGATCTTGTCATCTCCGCTAGGCCCTCCGGCCTGTGAGAAGGACGCCAAAGCCCTTCAGTTCATCGAGGAAATGACCCGAAATGCAGATTCAGTCCAGGAGAATGTCTTGGCCGAAATCCTGGCCCGAAATGCCCACACTGAGTATCTGAACGGGTACAAGCTCGGGGGAGCCATCGATCGGGAGACTTTCAAATCGAAGGTCCCGGTGGTTACGTATGAGGATCTCCAGCCGCTGATTCAAAGAATTGCTGATGGCGATCGCTCTCCGATTCTGTCTGCTCACCCCATCTCTGAATTCCTCACCAG cTCGGGAACTTCAGCTGGTGAAAGAAAACTCATGCCCACAATTCAAGAAGAACTGGATCGTCGCCAGCTTCTTTACAGTCTTCTCATGCCTGTTATGAACCT TTACGTTCGGGAACTGGACAAAGGGAAAGGATTGTATTTCTTGTTCATAAAATCTGAGACCAAGACTCCCGGCGGGCTTGTGGCGCGACCCGTACTCACCAGCTACTACAAAAGCGAACAATTCAAGAGACGGTCCTACGACCCGTACAACGTGTACACGAGTCCGAACGAGGCCATCCTTTGCCCCGACTCGTTTCAAAGCATGTACACTCAAATGCTTTGCGGCCTTTACGAGAGGGAGCAAGTCCTCCGTGTCGGTGCGGTGTTCGCGTCAGGGCTTATCAGGGCCATCCGGTTCCTCCAGCTGAACTGGCAGCAATTGGCTAGGGATATCAGAACGGGGACTCTCAACCCGAAAGTGACAGACGCTTCGATCAGTGAATGCATGGCCCGGATCCTGAGACCCGACCCATCTTTGGCTGACTTTATTTGCAAGGAGTGCGGCGAGGATAATTGGGAAAGGATTATTGCCAGGATTTGGCCAAATACCAAGTATCTTGATGTGATTGTTACCGGCGCGATGGCTCAATATATCCCAACTCTAGATTACTACAGCGGCGGATTGCCCAAGGCCTGCACAATGTACGCGTCTTCCGAGTGTTATTTCGGGCTCAATCTCAATCCCATGAGCAATCCGTCGGAAGTTTCCTACACCATCATGCCGAACATGGCCTACTTCGAGTTCTTGCCGAACGAGCTGAGCTCGAACCCGACCAGTTCCTCCCTTGGCTCCTCGCCTCCCAAACTTGTAGACCTTGCCGATCTAGAAATTGGCAAGGAATATGAACTGGTGATCACCACCTACGCCGGCCTATACCGATACCGAGTAGGCGACATCCTCCGTGTGACCGGTTTCCACAACTCCGCCCCACAATTCTACTTCGTGAGGCGAAAGAATGTGCTACTCAGCATCGACTCGGACAAGACCGACGAGGCCGAGCTTCAATCTGCCGTGGCTAACGCATCGCAGCTGTTGCGTGAATTCAACACGTCCGTGGTTGAGTACACGAGCTATGCGGACACAAACTCGATCCCGGGACATTACGTGATATATTGGGAGTTGCTAGCAAAGGACTCAGCCAACTCCCCCACGGACCACGTCCTGCGCCGATGCTGCCTAGCCATGGAGGAGTCACTAAACTCCGTGTACCGCCAGTGCCGTGTAGCCGACAACTCCATCGGCCCGCTCGAGATCCGAGTCGTGAAAAACGGGACCTTCGAGGAGCTGATGGACTATGCCATTTCCAGGGGAGCTTCCATAAACCAATACAAGGTGCCAAGGTGTGTGACTTTCACACCAATAATGGAACTCCTAGACTCAAGAGTAGTGTCAACACATTTCAGCCCATCATTGCCCCATTGGACCCCAGAACGACGTCCGACCAAGAAAAGTCAGTGA